AAAATAAAAAAGAGGCTCAGGCGTACCCGCACGGGACGCTTGAGCCTCTTTCAATATAATCAACTTGATCGAGTTAAATATTAGCCTTGTTTAGGAGGTTGAAATGAACTCTTCAGTGAAACGATAAGGTTGAATACGAGATGTCCAGGTGCCGAATATTTGCTATCCACATTAAAATAGCCATGACGGAAGAACTGGAATTTATCCTGAGCCACGCTATCCTTAAGCGCTGGTTCAACAAACCCTTGTAAGATTTCAATGGACTTAGGATTAAGCTGATCTAAGAAGCTAGGCTCCGATTTCTCTACCGAGGAATCCAAACCTTCTACTTCCACAGCCTCATCCGCTTCTTCAGCAGAAATCAAAGGCTCGTATAAACGGAATTCAGCAGGAACCGCTTGGCTAGCTTCCACCCAGTGCAACGTCCCTTTTACCTTACGGCCTGTAAATCCGCTGCCACTCTTCGTTTCTGGATCATACGTACAATGCAGCTCCACTACCTCGCCATTCTCATCCTTAATAACCTCATTACATTTGATGAAATAAGCGTGCTTCAGACGTACTTCATTGCCAGGGAACAACCGGAAATATTTGTTCGGCGGATTCTCCATAAAGTCATCACGCTCAACATAAATTTCACGTGAGAACGGAATTTGGCGTACACCCATTTCCTCATTCTCTGTATTATTCTCCGCTTCAAGCCATTCTGTTTGACCTTCCGGATAATTGGTGATAACAACCTTAAGCGGTCGCAGCACAGCCATTGTACGCGGTACAGTTAGCTTAAGATCCTCACGGATAAAGTGTTCCAGCATTTGCAGGTCCACCAGGCCCTGACTCTTAGAGATACCTGCTTCATACACGAATTTACGAATCGCTTCCGGCGTATATCCTCTGCGGCGTAGACCAGAAATCGTCGGCATCCGCGGATCATCCCAGCCATCCACATGTCCTTCGTCTACAAGCAGCTTCAACTTACGCTTACTAGTCATCGTTTGAGCTAGATTCAGACGACCAAATTCATATTGATGTGGAACAGACGGCATCTCACATTCAGCTACGACCCAATCATAAAATGGACGTTGATCTTCGAATTCGAGTGAGCAAAGGGAATGAGTAACTCCCTCAATAGCATCTTCTAACGGATGAGCGAAGGTATACATTGGATAGATACACCATTTATCGCCTGTGTTATGGTGATGTGCATGTGTAATCCGATAAATTACAGGATCACGCAGGTTAATATTCGGTGATGCCATGTCGATCT
This Paenibacillus sp. FSL R5-0345 DNA region includes the following protein-coding sequences:
- a CDS encoding glutamine--tRNA ligase/YqeY domain fusion protein; its protein translation is MENRSTPSNFIKNVITEDLRTGKVKEVITRFPPEPNGYLHIGHAKAIWINFTLADEFGGKTNLRFDDTNPAKEDTEYVNSIQEDVKWLGYEWEELRFASDYFEEMYKRAELLITKGKAYVDDLSADEIRQLRGTLTEPGKNSPHRDRSIEENLDLFRRMRAGEFKDGEKVLRAKIDMASPNINLRDPVIYRITHAHHHNTGDKWCIYPMYTFAHPLEDAIEGVTHSLCSLEFEDQRPFYDWVVAECEMPSVPHQYEFGRLNLAQTMTSKRKLKLLVDEGHVDGWDDPRMPTISGLRRRGYTPEAIRKFVYEAGISKSQGLVDLQMLEHFIREDLKLTVPRTMAVLRPLKVVITNYPEGQTEWLEAENNTENEEMGVRQIPFSREIYVERDDFMENPPNKYFRLFPGNEVRLKHAYFIKCNEVIKDENGEVVELHCTYDPETKSGSGFTGRKVKGTLHWVEASQAVPAEFRLYEPLISAEEADEAVEVEGLDSSVEKSEPSFLDQLNPKSIEILQGFVEPALKDSVAQDKFQFFRHGYFNVDSKYSAPGHLVFNLIVSLKSSFQPPKQG